In Actinomycetota bacterium, one genomic interval encodes:
- the rsmG gene encoding 16S rRNA (guanine(527)-N(7))-methyltransferase RsmG — protein sequence MMVVERDELSEKLMEAVLKTADRIGCEISEENAKKMITYANELRKWNKAYNLVGRKVGVEGLIELIKDALTPLSVRGLLEGGKEVLDIGSGAGLPGIPLYLAVGGFPLALMEAQRKKVTFMRHICRILELDDVRVYAARMEEMVKEEDQLNAYEIGIARAVMDPSRMYRMARPLLCEGGRLVLFVGKTEAERIRRESLALEDKGYGLQTIKSTQRLVGRDNYLVVLEKTGR from the coding sequence ATGATGGTGGTCGAGAGAGACGAGCTTTCCGAAAAACTGATGGAGGCGGTGCTCAAGACTGCAGACAGAATAGGTTGCGAGATCAGCGAAGAAAACGCAAAAAAGATGATTACGTACGCCAACGAGCTGCGAAAATGGAATAAAGCATACAATCTCGTCGGAAGAAAAGTGGGGGTAGAGGGGCTGATAGAGCTGATAAAGGATGCCCTGACCCCCTTGAGTGTACGGGGGCTGCTAGAGGGAGGAAAGGAGGTGTTGGATATAGGCAGCGGAGCAGGACTGCCAGGAATCCCGTTGTACCTGGCAGTCGGGGGATTTCCGCTGGCCCTGATGGAAGCCCAGAGGAAAAAGGTAACGTTTATGAGGCATATCTGCCGCATACTCGAACTGGATGACGTGAGGGTGTATGCGGCTCGCATGGAGGAGATGGTCAAGGAAGAAGACCAGCTCAATGCCTATGAGATAGGGATAGCCCGCGCCGTGATGGACCCATCGCGCATGTACAGGATGGCGCGGCCGCTATTGTGCGAGGGCGGCAGGCTGGTGCTCTTCGTGGGGAAAACAGAGGCTGAAAGGATAAGAAGAGAATCGTTGGCACTGGAAGATAAGGGATATGGACTGCAGACCATTAAATCAACGCAGCGCTTGGTGGGAAGGGATAACTACCTGGTGGTTTTGGAAAAGACAGGCCGCTGA
- a CDS encoding AAA family ATPase produces MEMEETGMAAVTGETSTAGEPGEEMAEKVGETTREAAAEMVPGAESGAEEAENEGVPDHARIVAIANQKGGVGKSTTAINLGAYLAMEGQRVLVVDLDPQSNATSGLGASTLSSDGQIYDVLVNEIPLEDIIVQTSTEGLDLAPSSLRLAGAEVELVSVYSREGRLKKGLEPVRKNYDIILIDCPPSLGLLTVNALAAADEVMIPIQCEYYALEGLVLLLRTIEKIRVYLNPDLRIGGILLTMHDARTNISKQVMEEVRKQYPNETFITVIPRNVRLSEAPSYGQPISQYDPLSRGALAYQDLAKEVISHG; encoded by the coding sequence ATGGAGATGGAAGAGACCGGAATGGCGGCGGTGACGGGGGAAACGTCAACGGCGGGCGAGCCGGGGGAAGAGATGGCGGAGAAAGTCGGAGAGACCACGCGGGAAGCGGCCGCGGAGATGGTGCCCGGCGCCGAGAGCGGGGCGGAAGAGGCCGAGAATGAGGGCGTACCGGATCATGCAAGGATAGTGGCTATAGCCAACCAGAAGGGCGGGGTGGGGAAGAGCACGACTGCGATAAACCTGGGGGCCTATCTTGCCATGGAGGGGCAGCGCGTCCTGGTGGTGGACCTCGACCCGCAGAGCAATGCCACCAGCGGCCTCGGAGCGAGCACCCTCTCGAGCGACGGACAGATCTACGATGTGCTGGTCAACGAGATCCCTTTGGAGGACATCATAGTCCAGACCTCTACTGAGGGTTTAGACTTGGCCCCGTCCTCGCTCCGCCTAGCGGGCGCCGAGGTGGAGCTGGTATCGGTATACTCTCGCGAGGGGCGCCTGAAGAAGGGCCTGGAACCAGTACGGAAAAACTACGATATCATACTCATCGACTGCCCGCCGTCACTCGGACTCCTCACCGTGAATGCCCTGGCGGCAGCGGACGAAGTGATGATCCCCATCCAGTGCGAATATTATGCCCTGGAGGGACTGGTGCTGCTGCTGCGCACCATAGAGAAGATAAGGGTTTACCTCAATCCCGACCTGCGTATCGGTGGGATCCTGCTGACCATGCACGACGCGCGCACCAACATATCCAAGCAGGTCATGGAGGAAGTGAGAAAACAGTACCCGAACGAGACGTTTATAACCGTAATACCTCGCAATGTACGCCTCAGCGAGGCCCCCAGCTACGGACAGCC